The region GATAGAGAAAGATTAGAAGCTATTAGAAGCAGATACTAATTATGAGCTATATTTTTAAAGATTTTAATGAGAAAACATTTATTTCAAATATGATTAGTGATTTGAATACACTTAATCAAATTTTAAGTCAAGAACATAAAATTTGTTGTTTCGCAAATCAAATTGCAAGTATAGTTGGGCAAATAAAACAAAGTAAGTCTTTTGAGTATGAATTAAAGCCTCTAGAATTTAAATTTATAGAATATCCTTCCCACTTGTCTCATACAAATATAGAAAATCTAAGATTATTTTTTGATATAAAAGTTAAAGGAGAATATAAAAATATACCCGAATTAAAAGATCCATTGCGTTATTTGGAGTTTAATATTTGTATTACTGGTAATGATCCAAATAACAAAAACTATGATCCTTTTTATTCAATTCATTTTGACCGACACCAAGAGGGAAAAAATCCTTCAAAAGAAATACATCCAGCTTATCATTTCCAATTTGGCGGAAGAAAAATAAAAGATATTGGGATTGATTTCGGACAGGCACTATTTATGGATACGCCTAGAATAATGTATCATCCAATGGATGTCTTTTTGGGAATTGATTTTATTTTATCAAATTTTTTTCCAGAAGCCTGGAGAAGATTCAAAAAAAATGGCACATATGCTAATTTAATAAAAAAATATCAAAAATATTTTATTTATCCATATTTTAAAACTATTTCAAAGCATTTTGAAGAAACCAATAGCCAGCCTTGGCCTTCTATTGACATATTTCCTCAATTATCAAGGTGAGATATTGAATCAAAAAATTTTTAATTATTTAAAAAAGTACAATAGAGAAGTTTTTCCTGTAAATAGGCTCCTTGTTTCCACATATATATATTTAAATAATCTAAAAGTAAATAATAATAAGAAAATACTCAAATTAATTATATGTGAACAGGATAAAGATGAGTATCAATTTTTAAATGAGTTTATGTTCTTGGTTAGAGAAGTTAAAAGAGAGTTTACTTGCGAAGATCTTCTTGAATTGTTTGAATTTGTAATCTCTCCATCAGATAAACTAGTGAATGGGGCAATTTATACACCTAAAGACATTCGAGAATTTATAACCAACGAAGCATTTAAGCAACATAATGATATTAAAGATATATACAATTTTAGAATAGCGGATATATCTTGTGGATGTGGCGGATTTTTAATAGATGCATCTAAGCTTATTAGAAAAAATACCAATAAGTATTATAAGCAAATTTATAAGGAAAATATATTTGGAATAGATATCCAGGCATATAGTATAGAAAGAACAGAAATATTGCTATCATTATTTGCTATAGAGTGTGGAGAAGACGAAGAAGAGTTTGAATTTAATCTATATTGTGCTGATTCTTTGGAGTTTGATTGGTATAAAGAAAATAATCAAATAAAAACAAGTAATGGTTTTGATATCATACTTGGAAACCCCCCGTATGTATGTTCTAGAAATATGGACGAAAAGACAAAAGCTTTAATGTCAAAATGGAGTACTTGCGGAACAGGGCACCCCGATCTTTACATACCATTTTTTCAAATTGGATTTGAGCTTTTAAGACCAAAAGGAATTCTTGGATATATCACTGTAAACTCTTTTACAAAAAGCCTTAACGGTCGAGGAATAAGAAGTTATTTTCATGAAAAGCAAGCAGAGTTAAAAATCATCGACTTTGAAGATGAACAAATCTTTAATTCAAGGACAACTTATACATCAATATGTTTTTTATCTAAAAGTCGATCGAGCATTGTTAGATATCTCCCATTAAGAAAATGTCATCTAAAAGATAATTTTAAATACCAAGAGTATTTTTATAGTGAATTATCAATTCAAAATGGTTGGTATTTTAAAAATAAAACTTTAGTTGAAAAATTAGAAACCATTGGCACTCCATTAGGAGATATATATAATACAAAAAGTGGTATTGCTACTTTAAAAAATAGTATTTATATTTTTAAGCCAGTAAAAGAATCTATAAAATATTATTATATTGATATAAATACTAAAATAGAGAAAGAAATTTGTAAAAACATTGTAAATTCTAATCTTTTAATTAAAAGTAATCAAATTAATAGTTTTGTTGAAAAGATTATTTTTCCATATGATTATGATGAAAAGAATCAAATTTTTGTGATTCCAGAAGAAAAATTTTCGAAAAAATATCCTAATGCATATGAGTATCTATTAAAAAATAAACATAAGCTATCACTAAGAGATAAGGGGCGGGGAAAAAATTATCCTTATTGGTATGCATTTGGAAGAAATCAATCATTAGAGAAAAGCAAATACAAACTACTGTTTCCTCAATTGGCTAGAAAAGATTTTAAAAGTTATATTTCAGAAGATGAAAATTTGTATTTTTATAACGGTATGGCAGCATTGTCTAACAACTTAGAAGATTTACAAATTTTGAATAAGCTTTTTATGTCGGACATTTTCTGGAAATATGTTTCAAGTATAAGTAAAAATTATTCCTCAAGTTATTTTTCTCTTGGAAGGAATTATATAAAAAATTTTGGAATATATAATTTTACTAAAGAGCAAAAGGAATATATAATTAATGAAGATGATTGCTTAATAGTAAATAAATTTTTCAATAAAATCTATGAGTAAAAAGTATCGTAATTAAGTTTTAAAATTAGTAAAATTATTATAATTGCTTATTGATACTCAAGAAAAAAAGTATAAATTTTTTAATTTAATATTATTTTATACTAGCTATTTATTATCTATATTATTGTTAATAGTATATATAAAATATAAAATATTATATTCTTAGTTGGTCTTATTAACTTATTATCTAAAATTCACTCGTTTTGCCTAGATAAATCAAAAAAGTCTGTTTTATGCCAAAGTTAAAAAGTAATCGTAAAATATTAATTATTTTTAATTTATTTGGATTTATCAATAGATTTTAATTCCTCAATGTAATCTAAACCAAAAAATTCTATCTCGTCTAGCACTTTTTGAAACTTACAACCTGATTTGCTTAGGGAGTATTCAACGTGAGGAGGAACTTCGGCAAAAACTTTTCTGTTGATTAGTTTGTCTTTCTCAAGCTGACGAAGTTGCCTAGTTAGAACCGTACGAGTAACTTCAGGGATTGCCCTTTCAAGCTCACCAAATCTTTTTGTACCCGTGCTTAGATGATACAAAACCACAATCGCCCACTTTCCTTGTAATACTTTTTGAGTAGTCACGTAAGGACATTGATCGTAAATATTTGACATAAAAAGCTCCATATATAATACATAGTATCTAATATAATACTATGTATTATATATGTTTGTACTTGTAAAGTCAATACTTAAAAAGTATAATAATGACAAGTAAAATTTATTTCTAAATATTTAAAAGGATAGTGTTATGAGTAACCAAATCATTAAGATATTTGACACTTATGCAAATGCTTTGTCAAGAGGGGATTTTAAGGCGGTATTTGAAACTATGTCTGACAATATAGTATGGCATATGGGAGGAGAAGGCCCTCTTTCCGGTATTGTAATAGGTAAACAAGCGTTAGGAGAGCGCTTAGGAGAATTTGCAAAAAGAAGTAACGCAACATTCAGGCTTATAATAAATTGGGCTGCAAACAATGATTGTTTTGTTGTCGCCAGCGTAGTTTCATTGGCAAAAATAGGCAATGATAAACTAAATAGCCCCGGTATTGACTTATTTAGAATAAAATGGAAAGATACAAGAAGTTTGGACTTTTGCAAAACATCAAATTATAGAAGATAAGTTTTAGGAGCAAAGTCAATTTAATACTATTTAAAAGTAATTTTTCATGTATTGCAAAGATTTTAAGTCTAATTCAGTTTAAACTTTTTATGTTTGAAAAATACTAACTTTTATTACAAGTAATTATTGTACATAAAAGTTTAGACTGTTATTATTGATAACTATAAAGTGATAATACGAAGAATAATTATAAAATAAATGCTTAAGTATATTTCTTGTATGATAATGTTAATTAAGTTTTTAGATTCAAAATGATTATGACAAGAGACTATATTACATTTCCTCAACGAAAAATTAAAAAAAATTATCGTTCAGTTACTGGACATTTTCCAAGTGTAAAAAATAATAAGTCTATTGGTTTTGAATCATTATTAGAAAAGCATCATTTTTTGTATTTAGAATTTGATGATAATGTTATATCGTATTATGAGCAACCACAAATAAAAATACACTTCAATAACAGAAACATGACTTATAGTTTAGATTGCTATATTGTAAGAGATCAAAAATTAGGTCTCAAAGACTCTTTGATCGAAGTTAAATATACTAATGAGATTGATAGAAGAAAATCATATTTTGAAGATAAATTCGAAGCTACAAGAAAGTTTGCGCATGAATATGATTTAGAGTTTGATTTGTTTACTGAAAAATCATTAAATTTGACATATTTGGAAAATATAGATTTTTTATACAGATATAAATTAAATCCTATTGAAGTTGAGTTTGAAGACGAAATAATTTCTGCTTTGAAATATTATAAGAAATTAACTGCATTTGACTTGGTAAAAAAGATTACTTCAAATCTAATTGATTATCCCATTGTTTCAAATTTTATATGGATGCTAGTAGTTCAAAAAAAGATAAAAGCTTGCTTGGATATAGAAAAACTGACTATGAATTCATATTTGGAGATAACGCAATGAGCAATGTTATAAGTTTTGAAATCGGCACAAAGATTTTCTATGAAGAAGTGGAATATTATATTAAGGCCTATACGAATTTTGATGAAGTTATACTTAAAAAAAGTACAAATCCTTTTGATCAGAGGCTAGTAAAGGTAAATGAACTTATACGAGATCCTAGAAATATTAAACGGCTTGACAAAACATTATCTCAAATCAAAGATGAAGAGTTTGATTTAGTGTTGAAAAAGTATAAAATTATTGAGCCATTGCTGAAGCTTGAAAATAGAACAGCAAAAGATGTAGAAAAAATAGCTAAAAAATATAAAAAGGGAATATCTACTATATATAGATGGATTAGTCTTTATGAAGATTATGGCACTTTATCGTCTTTAATAACTAGAAGAGAGTATTGCGGAGGAAAAGGCAAAAGCAGGCTAGATGATTCAGTAGATGTAATCATTGAAAAAGTAATAGAGGAGATGTATTTAAATAAACAACGATATCCTCTGACAAGTATATACAATAAGATTGTAGAGAAGTGTAGTATGGCAGGTTTTAAAATTCCTACTAAAAACACAATACGTAATCGAATCAACGCCGTCAATCCAAAGATAATTGCCAAGCATAGAAAAGGGATAACAGTTAGAGAGACTAGGGGAATGCCAAATCGTTTTCCGGAAGTAAGAATGCCTTTGGATATTATTCAAATTGATCATACAAAGATGGATGTTATGATTGTTGATGAAGATACAAGAAAGAGTATAGGAAGACCTTATATTACTGTAGCTATTGATGTGTTTAGCAGGATGATATATGGGTTTTATATTAGCCTAGAGGCTCCGGGATATTTTAGTGTCGGACAGTGTCTACTCAATGCTATTTTGCCCAAAGATGATTTGATGCAGCGTTATGGCATTCAAGGAGAGTGGCCAGTTTATGGACTTCCTCGTAAAATACATATGGATAACGGCAAGGATTTTAGAAGTATAAG is a window of Campylobacter sp. CCUG 57310 DNA encoding:
- a CDS encoding class I SAM-dependent DNA methyltransferase; translation: MNQKIFNYLKKYNREVFPVNRLLVSTYIYLNNLKVNNNKKILKLIICEQDKDEYQFLNEFMFLVREVKREFTCEDLLELFEFVISPSDKLVNGAIYTPKDIREFITNEAFKQHNDIKDIYNFRIADISCGCGGFLIDASKLIRKNTNKYYKQIYKENIFGIDIQAYSIERTEILLSLFAIECGEDEEEFEFNLYCADSLEFDWYKENNQIKTSNGFDIILGNPPYVCSRNMDEKTKALMSKWSTCGTGHPDLYIPFFQIGFELLRPKGILGYITVNSFTKSLNGRGIRSYFHEKQAELKIIDFEDEQIFNSRTTYTSICFLSKSRSSIVRYLPLRKCHLKDNFKYQEYFYSELSIQNGWYFKNKTLVEKLETIGTPLGDIYNTKSGIATLKNSIYIFKPVKESIKYYYIDINTKIEKEICKNIVNSNLLIKSNQINSFVEKIIFPYDYDEKNQIFVIPEEKFSKKYPNAYEYLLKNKHKLSLRDKGRGKNYPYWYAFGRNQSLEKSKYKLLFPQLARKDFKSYISEDENLYFYNGMAALSNNLEDLQILNKLFMSDIFWKYVSSISKNYSSSYFSLGRNYIKNFGIYNFTKEQKEYIINEDDCLIVNKFFNKIYE
- a CDS encoding helix-turn-helix domain-containing protein gives rise to the protein MSNIYDQCPYVTTQKVLQGKWAIVVLYHLSTGTKRFGELERAIPEVTRTVLTRQLRQLEKDKLINRKVFAEVPPHVEYSLSKSGCKFQKVLDEIEFFGLDYIEELKSIDKSK
- a CDS encoding nuclear transport factor 2 family protein, with the protein product MSNQIIKIFDTYANALSRGDFKAVFETMSDNIVWHMGGEGPLSGIVIGKQALGERLGEFAKRSNATFRLIINWAANNDCFVVASVVSLAKIGNDKLNSPGIDLFRIKWKDTRSLDFCKTSNYRR
- a CDS encoding TnsA endonuclease N-terminal domain-containing protein; translation: MTRDYITFPQRKIKKNYRSVTGHFPSVKNNKSIGFESLLEKHHFLYLEFDDNVISYYEQPQIKIHFNNRNMTYSLDCYIVRDQKLGLKDSLIEVKYTNEIDRRKSYFEDKFEATRKFAHEYDLEFDLFTEKSLNLTYLENIDFLYRYKLNPIEVEFEDEIISALKYYKKLTAFDLVKKITSNLIDYPIVSNFIWMLVVQKKIKACLDIEKLTMNSYLEITQ
- a CDS encoding Mu transposase C-terminal domain-containing protein is translated as MDASSSKKDKSLLGYRKTDYEFIFGDNAMSNVISFEIGTKIFYEEVEYYIKAYTNFDEVILKKSTNPFDQRLVKVNELIRDPRNIKRLDKTLSQIKDEEFDLVLKKYKIIEPLLKLENRTAKDVEKIAKKYKKGISTIYRWISLYEDYGTLSSLITRREYCGGKGKSRLDDSVDVIIEKVIEEMYLNKQRYPLTSIYNKIVEKCSMAGFKIPTKNTIRNRINAVNPKIIAKHRKGITVRETRGMPNRFPEVRMPLDIIQIDHTKMDVMIVDEDTRKSIGRPYITVAIDVFSRMIYGFYISLEAPGYFSVGQCLLNAILPKDDLMQRYGIQGEWPVYGLPRKIHMDNGKDFRSISLHKFCEEYRIEDIYRPVARPEFGGAVERVIGTCMKKIHEIPGATFSNTADKGNYNSEEQAVMIMHELEKWYLDFVVNVYHCTEHSSLGMTPKEKFYQGLLGVGEDKSIPFLPTVPADTLKLRMALLPEIRRAVQKNGITIDYITYFSEYLRKWIIPSQYKKLKPDLNNRVVCKRDPRDVSKIYIYDEDINDYIAIPYADIRKPKMNLSELRASIAEARRIITGRELESYDIFEAYNRLHQYTLDAMYQKKSIKRKHNSKKHQEKTLKIDKERIDYKEENDALKLNNEKNDGGNGYEIYSVE